From one Paenibacillus terrae HPL-003 genomic stretch:
- a CDS encoding type III PLP-dependent enzyme, whose product MSQLVTALSGGQIVPYVEKLIQQTREREQQPVCAYIYDLGALRERVQRCVSSLPDDCSLFYAVKANPDPQLIASLLPIVKGFEAASIGEIRTIREVSADVPIIFGGPGKKDFEIEEALERKVMLIHAESLHELQRIGWIAEHRQQRVSILLRINLRRTLPEASITMSGRPTQFGIDEIQVPEAIRLLQSLPYVQLEGFHMHSLSNNLDARLHARMVATYLQCVQGWIQEHELSIRYLNAGGGFGISYTDLERRFEWDDFMEELQQVWEEYRIPGIQLIFESGRYMVAHCGYYAAEVIDLKTNHDQHYAIIRGGTHHFRLPVSWQHNQPFEVVAVDDWRYPFPRTERRQTAVTIAGELCTPKDVLAHEVYVEQMRIGDVLLFHIAGAYGWTISHHDFLSHPHPHFYYINRN is encoded by the coding sequence ATGAGTCAGCTTGTTACAGCATTATCCGGAGGACAGATCGTTCCTTATGTGGAAAAACTTATCCAGCAAACACGGGAGCGAGAGCAGCAGCCGGTATGCGCATATATATATGACCTGGGCGCACTGAGAGAACGGGTACAACGTTGTGTAAGCAGCTTGCCCGACGATTGCAGTTTGTTTTACGCGGTCAAGGCTAATCCCGATCCTCAATTGATCGCCAGCCTGCTTCCCATCGTAAAGGGCTTTGAAGCTGCATCTATTGGAGAAATTCGGACCATTCGCGAAGTGTCAGCCGACGTGCCGATTATTTTTGGAGGTCCCGGGAAAAAGGACTTCGAAATTGAGGAAGCACTAGAGCGAAAGGTGATGCTGATTCACGCTGAGAGTCTGCATGAGTTGCAGCGTATTGGCTGGATTGCCGAACACAGACAACAGCGTGTATCTATTTTACTGCGTATTAATTTGCGGCGTACCTTGCCGGAGGCGAGCATCACGATGTCCGGTCGGCCCACTCAGTTTGGTATCGACGAAATTCAGGTGCCGGAAGCGATCCGACTTCTCCAAAGCCTTCCGTATGTGCAGTTGGAGGGCTTCCATATGCATTCCCTGTCCAACAATTTGGATGCTCGGCTGCATGCCCGAATGGTCGCTACGTATTTGCAGTGTGTGCAGGGCTGGATTCAGGAGCATGAGCTATCCATCCGCTATCTGAACGCGGGTGGCGGCTTTGGCATTTCGTATACCGATCTGGAGCGCAGGTTCGAATGGGACGATTTTATGGAGGAATTGCAACAAGTGTGGGAGGAATACCGCATTCCTGGCATCCAGCTCATTTTTGAGTCCGGGCGCTATATGGTGGCGCACTGCGGGTATTATGCGGCAGAGGTGATCGACCTCAAAACGAATCATGACCAACATTACGCCATTATTCGCGGGGGAACCCATCACTTTCGATTGCCGGTGTCATGGCAGCATAATCAGCCGTTTGAGGTGGTTGCTGTTGACGATTGGCGTTATCCTTTTCCGCGCACAGAGCGGCGACAAACAGCGGTGACCATCGCGGGTGAGCTTTGTACCCCCAAGGATGTGCTGGCCCATGAAGTGTATGTGGAGCAGATGCGAATTGGTGATGTTCTGCTGTTCCATATTGCGGGAGCCTATGGCTGGACGATTTCCCATCATGATTTTCTCAGCCATCC